Proteins co-encoded in one Coffea eugenioides isolate CCC68of unplaced genomic scaffold, Ceug_1.0 ScVebR1_6;HRSCAF=26, whole genome shotgun sequence genomic window:
- the LOC113758775 gene encoding UPF0481 protein At3g47200-like isoform X2: protein MQKVPPLLRLDKNNQQDYDPLVVSLGPYHHGKEELQSAEDFKLIALEMFVADSGHDVLFFYFKVLQLVNDARNCYFEDSTKKYDDETFAQMMLLDACFIINDIISRCKSGANFYITRYCLGDLASEIVLRDMFLLENQIPFWLLKFLMCLRCGKQEGEEMLNEFLNGTMFGNYKGSGIASRDKDLPHHLLDAFWLVLVSESCKDKPTSPKSRASNDSVCLNHFKNFGRCSNLHEYICNLPCFLWWRRSNIDNDSNTKKYVHCFRSATELKAKGIHFRRSSADSLKGIKFKSVPALTEQ, encoded by the exons ATGCAAAAAGTCCCACCACTTCTACGACTGGACAAGAACAACCAGCAAGACTATGATCCCTTGGTGGTTTCTTTGGGGCCTTATCACCATGGCAAAGAGGAGCTTCAATCAGCTGAGGACTTCAAACTCATAGCCTTGGAGATGTTCGTTGCTGATAGCGGCCATGATGTActatttttctatttcaaggtaCTTCAACTTGTGAATGATGCTAGAAATTGTTATTTTGAAGATTCTACTAAAAAGTACGATGATGAAACTTTTGCACAAATGATGCTTCTTGATGCCTGTTTCATTATCAACGACATAATTTCTAGATGCAAAAGTGGCGCAAACTTTTACATCACACGCTATTGTCTTGGCGACTTGGCATCGGAAATTGTACTTCGTGACATGTTTTTACTTGAAAATCAAATTCCCTTCTGGCTTCTTAAGTTtctgatgtgtttgagatgtggTAAACAAGAAGGTGAAGAGATGCTCAACGAGTTCTTGAATGGGACTATGTTCGGGAATTATAAGGGGAGTGGAATAGCTAGCAGAGATAAGGACCTACCCCATCATCTTCTGGACGCTTTCTGGCTAGTTCTTGTCTCTGAATCCTGTAAAGACAAACCAACCTCTCCAAAATCTAGGGCCAGCAATGACTCTGTCTGTCTCAAtcacttcaaaaattttggcagaTGCAGCAATCTTCACGAGTATATTTGCAATTTGCCATGTTTTCTGTGGTGGAGAAGATCAAATATTGACAATGATTCTAACACAAAAAAATACGTTCATTGCTTTCGTTCAGCCACGGAGTTGAAGGCCAAGGGAATTCACTTTAGGCGCAGCAGTGCTGACTCTTTGAAGGGCATCAAGTTCAAATCAG TACCAGCACTGACCGAGCAGTGA
- the LOC113758775 gene encoding UPF0481 protein At3g47200-like isoform X1 yields MQKVPPLLRLDKNNQQDYDPLVVSLGPYHHGKEELQSAEDFKLIALEMFVADSGHDVLFFYFKVLQLVNDARNCYFEDSTKKYDDETFAQMMLLDACFIINDIISRCKSGANFYITRYCLGDLASEIVLRDMFLLENQIPFWLLKFLMCLRCGKQEGEEMLNEFLNGTMFGNYKGSGIASRDKDLPHHLLDAFWLVLVSESCKDKPTSPKSRASNDSVCLNHFKNFGRCSNLHEYICNLPCFLWWRRSNIDNDSNTKKYVHCFRSATELKAKGIHFRRSSADSLKGIKFKSGYFYATLEVPIWFVSIYTKVFFLNMIAYEMCPSTSTDRAVTAYIEFMKSLIDSPKDVKELREKRILLTTLGSDEEVLKVYKDINTYGVRNVTIFHGVKEKIQAHYNNKAKTWLAELFYTYFNSPWTAIALFAAAFLLVLTFLQTYYTVRPS; encoded by the coding sequence ATGCAAAAAGTCCCACCACTTCTACGACTGGACAAGAACAACCAGCAAGACTATGATCCCTTGGTGGTTTCTTTGGGGCCTTATCACCATGGCAAAGAGGAGCTTCAATCAGCTGAGGACTTCAAACTCATAGCCTTGGAGATGTTCGTTGCTGATAGCGGCCATGATGTActatttttctatttcaaggtaCTTCAACTTGTGAATGATGCTAGAAATTGTTATTTTGAAGATTCTACTAAAAAGTACGATGATGAAACTTTTGCACAAATGATGCTTCTTGATGCCTGTTTCATTATCAACGACATAATTTCTAGATGCAAAAGTGGCGCAAACTTTTACATCACACGCTATTGTCTTGGCGACTTGGCATCGGAAATTGTACTTCGTGACATGTTTTTACTTGAAAATCAAATTCCCTTCTGGCTTCTTAAGTTtctgatgtgtttgagatgtggTAAACAAGAAGGTGAAGAGATGCTCAACGAGTTCTTGAATGGGACTATGTTCGGGAATTATAAGGGGAGTGGAATAGCTAGCAGAGATAAGGACCTACCCCATCATCTTCTGGACGCTTTCTGGCTAGTTCTTGTCTCTGAATCCTGTAAAGACAAACCAACCTCTCCAAAATCTAGGGCCAGCAATGACTCTGTCTGTCTCAAtcacttcaaaaattttggcagaTGCAGCAATCTTCACGAGTATATTTGCAATTTGCCATGTTTTCTGTGGTGGAGAAGATCAAATATTGACAATGATTCTAACACAAAAAAATACGTTCATTGCTTTCGTTCAGCCACGGAGTTGAAGGCCAAGGGAATTCACTTTAGGCGCAGCAGTGCTGACTCTTTGAAGGGCATCAAGTTCAAATCAGGTTATTTCTATGCAACACTTGAAGTTCCAATTTGGTTTGTTTCGATTTACACCAAAGTTTTCTTTTTAAATATGATTGCCTATGAAATGTGCCCAAGTACCAGCACTGACCGAGCAGTGACAGCATATATTGAGTTCATGAAATCGCTGATCGACAGCCCCAAGGACGTGAAAGAACTAAGAGAAAAAAGGATTTTGCTCACAACTTTGGGCAGTGATGAAGAAGTGTTGAAGGTTTATAAAGACATAAACACTTACGGGGTGCGGAATGTCACCATTTTTCATGGTGTGAAGGAGAAAATTCAGGCACACTATAACAACAAGGCAAAGACGTGGCTGGCTGAACTTTTCTACACTTATTTTAACAGTCCCTGGACTGCGATTGCTTTATTTGCTGCTGCTTTCCTTCTTGTCTTAACTTTTCTTCAGACCTATTATACAGTAAGGCCTTCTTAA
- the LOC113758775 gene encoding UPF0481 protein At3g47200-like isoform X3 — protein sequence MQKVPPLLRLDKNNQQDYDPLVVSLGPYHHGKEELQSAEDFKLIALEMFVADSGHDVLFFYFKVLQLVNDARNCYFEDSTKKYDDETFAQMMLLDACFIINDIISRCKSGANFYITRYCLGDLASEIVLRDMFLLENQIPFWLLKFLMCLRCGKQEGEEMLNEFLNGTMFGNYKGSGIASRDKDLPHHLLDAFWLVLVSESCKDKPTSPKSRASNDSVCLNHFKNFGRCSNLHEYICNLPCFLWWRRSNIDNDSNTKKYVHCFRSATELKAKGIHFRRSSADSLKGIKFKSALTEQ from the exons ATGCAAAAAGTCCCACCACTTCTACGACTGGACAAGAACAACCAGCAAGACTATGATCCCTTGGTGGTTTCTTTGGGGCCTTATCACCATGGCAAAGAGGAGCTTCAATCAGCTGAGGACTTCAAACTCATAGCCTTGGAGATGTTCGTTGCTGATAGCGGCCATGATGTActatttttctatttcaaggtaCTTCAACTTGTGAATGATGCTAGAAATTGTTATTTTGAAGATTCTACTAAAAAGTACGATGATGAAACTTTTGCACAAATGATGCTTCTTGATGCCTGTTTCATTATCAACGACATAATTTCTAGATGCAAAAGTGGCGCAAACTTTTACATCACACGCTATTGTCTTGGCGACTTGGCATCGGAAATTGTACTTCGTGACATGTTTTTACTTGAAAATCAAATTCCCTTCTGGCTTCTTAAGTTtctgatgtgtttgagatgtggTAAACAAGAAGGTGAAGAGATGCTCAACGAGTTCTTGAATGGGACTATGTTCGGGAATTATAAGGGGAGTGGAATAGCTAGCAGAGATAAGGACCTACCCCATCATCTTCTGGACGCTTTCTGGCTAGTTCTTGTCTCTGAATCCTGTAAAGACAAACCAACCTCTCCAAAATCTAGGGCCAGCAATGACTCTGTCTGTCTCAAtcacttcaaaaattttggcagaTGCAGCAATCTTCACGAGTATATTTGCAATTTGCCATGTTTTCTGTGGTGGAGAAGATCAAATATTGACAATGATTCTAACACAAAAAAATACGTTCATTGCTTTCGTTCAGCCACGGAGTTGAAGGCCAAGGGAATTCACTTTAGGCGCAGCAGTGCTGACTCTTTGAAGGGCATCAAGTTCAAATCAG CACTGACCGAGCAGTGA